CGTGGGAGCCCAGCACCATGCCCCTCCGGGACAGGCAGCTTGGATGCCCAGCTCCGCTGCCCCGGCTGGCTGCGGGGTCCCAGGTACGACATGGTCAGCCCCTCTTTCCCACCTTAAGGGGTCCCAAAGGCGGACAGCCCCCATAGGGACCTCCCCAAGGGCCAGGGAGGAAGGCAAAGTTCAGTGGGTCAGGAAGCCACGGTCTCAAGCCATCTCTATGTTAGGACTGGCCTGGCCAGAGTGGCCTCCTACCTCCCTGGGTCCAGCAGTAGCTGACAAAAGGCTGAAGGGCAGCTCCCCATAGGGTCAGCTGTGGCCGCCctggttcaatgagatgggaGTGGAGGGGCTTTGCCAGCTGGGCAGGCCAGGGTCAGGGCACAGGTCCCGGGGATAGCCCTGGGGGCCGATGAGAATCAAGAAGGTCATATCTGGTCTGTGACCTCCTGCCGAGGCAGGCAGAGCCAGGCTCTTCCCAGTGACCCCTGAGTGGGCTCTGGTCTGCATCACTGTGACCTTGATGAGCTCAGAGGAAGCCCAGCAGCCTGCCCCAGCCAAGGTTGGTGGAAGGTCATCACCAGAGGCTGGTCATCTGGACACTGTGGCCCCTCCCCCATGGCCAGCTGCCACCTGGGGCATGCTGGGACAGGCCAGGGTTGCCCATTGCCCAGGTGAACTAACTCCTCGTGGGTGGTCCTTGAAATGGGCTTTGCTGTGTAAAGTTGGCCTCAGTACAGACAACTCTGGAGGAAAGTTGGAGGAGGTGAGGCTGACTCAGCAGGACAGAAATGCTCCATGATGTGAAGGAAGCCACTTCTGGGGGCTAAATTCAAGCACAAGAAGGCCTGTTTTGCAGCCTACTTCACTAATCTAAAACCTATCTGATGGTAGGCACGTACAACCTGTCGTTATATAAAGTTATCGCCTGGGGTCGGCTGGAAGCAGGGCCGGTGGGAGGTGCCTTTTCTCTCCTGGAGGAAGAATCAGGTCTGGAAGCAGCACAGCTCCCTCCAGGGTTCTTTCAGGACCAGGTTCTCCAGCTTCTTTCTGCTCCGCTTTCTTTCAGGACAGAGATGAAGTGCCAGCCCCGGAGCCAGGGAGGTGGGGGCACCCAAGGGGGCGGGTGGCAGTGCGTGCTGGCCGATGCCCGGGGCCTGGGTCCGTGAAGGCTGGATGCTCTGCTGCTCAGGTGCCTCTGCTGACCCGAGATGGAGAACTTCCAGTACAGTGTCCAACTGAGCGACCAGGACTGGGCTGAGTTCTCGGCCACTGCCGAAGAGTGTGGCCTCCTGCAGGCCGGCCTGGCCTCTGGGGATGAGCTCTTGTCCAGTGACATTGACCAAGGGGACAGCAGTGGCAGCAGTCCCCCTGGGCCCCCGCCCCTTCTCCAGGGGCAGCCGGCTTctagggagaggggctggcctggtctcGAGGAGGAGGACAAAGTGGCCACTCGGCAGCTGGTCAGCAGGTCTTGGCATGAGCCCACCTTGGCCCCGGAGCCCGGTCAGCAGACGCCCAGCACGTCCGCACAGCCAGAAGCTCAGCTGTCCCTCAGCTCTGGTGCCACCCCTCCTGGCCAGAGCGCATCCCTCCTTGGGCCAGAGTCTTCCAGACAGGAGATGCAGAGGCTTCTGCAAGGGCCGGCCCCCCGGGGCCCTGCCCCTAGTCCCCCTGGGGAGCCCCCCCAGAGCCCCGAGTCTCCTGGCCGCAGCACTGCCCCCCAGAGGCCTCCTGGAAGCCCTGGAGCCCCACCCCGCAGCCCCAGCCGAAAGAAGAGGCGCCCTGCAGGCACCAAGGTGGGTGGGCGCTCGGGGGCCGCCGGCTCTGCTCCCACCCAGCCGGGCTGCCTGCTGCTCACGGAGCCCAGGCCTGAGGAGGGTCTCGGCCTGGCTGGGTCCAGGGGGAAGGGTCTCTCAACTGGGATAGCAGAGTGTACAGCAGGAGCTGGGCAGGACGAACTGGGGTCAGAGTCTGCAGGAACCCCTGAGCAGGTGACCAAGCAAGGGCCAGGTTTGGATCTGTCTACACCTGTTCCTACAACTCAGCAAGGTACAGACCTGCTCAGAATGACCCCCAGAGCTGGGGTACACACTGTGACCACATCTGCCCATAAAGCTCGTCTAGACGTCTCAATGGTTAAGTCAGATGTGGCTCTGTCTACACCTGTCTCCAAGCCTCAACCTGACACAACTCTGTCTACATCGGCCTCCAAGCCTCAACCCAAGATGCCTCTGTCTACACCAGCCTCCAAGTCTCAACTAGACACAACTCTGTCTACACTTGCCTCCAAGCCTCAACTCGACATGCCTCTGTCTACACCGGCCTCCAAACTTCAACCTGACACAACTCTGTCTACACCAGCCTCCAAGCCTCAACCTGACACGCCTCTGTCTACACTTGCCTCCAAGCCTAGACTGGATGTGGACCTGCCTACACCAGGTCCAGTGGTCAAGCCAGAGGTGGATT
The genomic region above belongs to Equus caballus isolate H_3958 breed thoroughbred chromosome 2, TB-T2T, whole genome shotgun sequence and contains:
- the PERM1 gene encoding PGC-1 and ERR-induced regulator in muscle protein 1, giving the protein MENFQYSVQLSDQDWAEFSATAEECGLLQAGLASGDELLSSDIDQGDSSGSSPPGPPPLLQGQPASRERGWPGLEEEDKVATRQLVSRSWHEPTLAPEPGQQTPSTSAQPEAQLSLSSGATPPGQSASLLGPESSRQEMQRLLQGPAPRGPAPSPPGEPPQSPESPGRSTAPQRPPGSPGAPPRSPSRKKRRPAGTKVGGRSGAAGSAPTQPGCLLLTEPRPEEGLGLAGSRGKGLSTGIAECTAGAGQDELGSESAGTPEQVTKQGPGLDLSTPVPTTQQGTDLLRMTPRAGVHTVTTSAHKARLDVSMVKSDVALSTPVSKPQPDTTLSTSASKPQPKMPLSTPASKSQLDTTLSTLASKPQLDMPLSTPASKLQPDTTLSTPASKPQPDTPLSTLASKPRLDVDLPTPGPVVKPEVDSSTPVSKAIPCTALPPLVSKAQCDVDVSIPAALPQAEPDVVEVAPAVELGLTPVVSPGGQRERPRGEPPAGAPGHRSGEPPIGPVQSAKKKKVRFSMAVSSPSEEPGLGEALGPPSPATARSSAPRMAAGGRGGPGAWDAVAVGPRPLQPRVLKLLPPPASSALEWPEPRSCFAVTLPEAYEFFFCDTIEEEDEDTVEAAEAGQAAAEVQWPDVCEFFFQDLQAQRSEHPVGRSLAPPPPAKPMPAPPPGDPMPISIPEAYDHFLGEDRVDSMLGPAALLQLQATENPRSVPHGVGPGTPPEPCPATAEQLNLAVRQAGEPWGPLTSFTFSQNDMCLVFVAFATWAVRTSDLHTPDAWKTVLLANIGTISAIRYFRGQVRRGRRSPNRSRSPSPSSSSSS